Proteins found in one Pyrus communis chromosome 15, drPyrComm1.1, whole genome shotgun sequence genomic segment:
- the LOC137717047 gene encoding uncharacterized protein, translating into MTLVQRFGKPDLFITMTCNPSWEEIKSELLAGQTPQDRPDLLTRVFRAKLEQLKEDVIEKGVLGSVVVYAYVIEFQKRGLPHVHMLVVLDENDKINNPDEYDRIVRAKIPNEDVEPQLYNVVLKHMIHGPCGIHNLQSPCMKNGSCKRKFPKPFAPVTIQGNDSYPIYQRRGNRLPVSLNRQGNIMVDNSWVIPYNPWLLLRYDCHINVEICASIKSVKYLYKYVYKGPDRVTVEVQSDPQYDEIKQFQDARWVCAPEALWKIFKFIINRIYPSVERMQIHLPNMHQVQFRADESITNILHDDSTRKTMLTEFFTLNHVDAEARHYLYMEIPSHYRWIQAQRKWSKRMNHNKVIGRIYAVSPAEGEKFYLRILLNHVRGPTSFTNLRTVNGVLHPTFKQAAEQRGLLERDDNIRQCLLEASAIQMPSALRRLFVTKLVYCAPIGVRGLWDEFYPFMMEDYVSMTNITPTLATNILLRELNILLVQFNKSINEFDLPQMTRGNESSSGMTGCIEDEISICIPQQDLDAIERLNDDQKSAFNIIMGAVQRSDNATFFVDGLGGTGKTYLYRTLLASLRRLGHIVLATASSGIAATILPGGRTTHSKFKIPLSLDASSMCSIGKQSDLAKLIQKAKAIIWDEATMTHRHAFEALDRTFGDLTDIDLPFGGKIMIFGGDFRQVLPVIRKGTKSELIQASVVKASFWSQVKILKLKQNMRSINDCEFSEFLLHVGDGNEDVIMDDMVKLPECMVIPWESEHSINQLIAKIFPDLEDHINDATYMVKRAVVTPTNEDVDMLNEKIINMFPGLEETMYSFDSVEDDAKNLY; encoded by the coding sequence ATGACTTTGGTTCAAAGATTCGGAAAGCCAGATCTTTTTATTACCATGACATGTAACCCAAGTTGGGAAGAAATCAAAAGCGAATTACTCGCTGGACAAACTCCACAAGATCGCCCTGACTTACTCACTAGAGTATTTCGTGCAAAACTTGAGCAACTAAAAGAAGACGTCATTGAAAAGGGGGTATTGGGCAGTGTTGTTGTTTACGCATACGTTATTGAGTTTCAGAAACGTGGTCTTCCACATGTGCATATGCTTGTGGTGTTAGATGAAAATGATAAGATCAATAATCCAGATGAGTATGACCGAATTGTTAGAGCTAAAATACCAAATGAAGATGTAGAGCCTCAACTTTATAATGTGGTGTTAAAGCATATGATTCATGGCCCGTGTGGGATTCATAATCTTCAATCTCCATGTATGAAAAATGGGAGTTGTAAGAGAAAGTTTCCCAAACCATTTGCACCAGTCACCATTCAAGGGAATGATTCGTATCCAATTTATCAAAGGCGAGGAAATCGATTGCCCGTCTCACTTAATCGACAAGGAAACATAATGGTTGATAATAGTTGGGTCATTCCATATAATCCATGGTTGCTGTTAAGGTATGATTGTCACATCAATGTTGAAATTTGTGCAAGCATAAAAAGTGTCAAGTACTTATATAAGTATGTTTACAAAGGCCCAGACAGAGTGACAGTTGAAGTGCAATCAGACCCTCAATACGATGAAATAAAGCAGTTTCAGGATGCAAGATGGGTTTGCGCACCAGAGGCATTATGGAAGATATTCAAGTTCATTATTAATCGAATTTACCCATCTGTTGAGCGAATGCAAATACATCTTCCTAATATGCACCAAGTTCAGTTTCGTGCCGATGAGAGTATAACAAATATTCTACATGATGATAGTACAAGAAAGACAATGTTGACTGAATTTTTTACACTTAATCATGTGGATGCAGAAGCGCGACATTATTTATACATGGAGATACCATCACATTACAGATGGATTCAAGCTCAAAGAAAGTGGTCTAAAAGAATGAATCATAACAAGGTTATTGGGCGAATATATGCAGTTTCACCTGCTGAAGGCGAAAAATTTTACCTTCGGATTCTTCTTAATCATGTTAGAGGACCAACATCCTTCACAAACTTGAGAACAGTTAATGGAGTTTTACATCCAACATTTAAGCAGGCAGCAGAACAACGAGGTTTGTTAGAAAGAGATGACAATATTCGACAATGTTTGTTAGAGGCCTCCGCAATTCAGATGCCGTCGGCTTTAAGAAGATTATTCGTCACCAAATTGGTATATTGTGCACCAATTGGTGTTCGAGGGTTATGGGATGAGTTCTATCCATTCATGATGGAAGATTATGTTTCCATGACTAACATAACTCCCACACTTGCTACCAACATACTCTTGCGTGAGTTGAACATACTTTTGGTTCAATTTAATAAGAGTATAAACGAGTTTGATTTGCCCCAAATGACAAGAGGAAATGAATCAAGTTCAGGAATGACAGGATGTATTGAAGATGAAATATCCATATGTATTCCACAACAAGATCTTGATGCAATTGAACGCTTAAATGATGACCAAAAAAGTGCGTTTAACATAATAATGGGTGCAGTTCAACGATCGGATAATGCAACTTTTTTTGTGGATGGTCTCGGTGGAACTGGAAAAACTTACCTATATCGCACATTGTTAGCAAGCTTGAGAAGGTTGGGGCACATAGTATTAGCAACAGCATCATCTGGAATAGCAGCTACGATATTGCCTGGTGGGAGGACAACACATTCTAAATTCAAGATACCACTTAGTCTCGATGCATCATCGATGTGTTCGATCGGTAAACAATCTGATTTAGCAAAGCTAATACAAAAGGCAAAGGCAATTATTTGGGATGAAGCAACAATGACACATCGTCATGCATTTGAAGCACTCGATCGAACGTTCGGAGACTTAACAGATATTGACTTACCATTTGGAGGGAAAATAATGATATTTGGGGGAGATTTTCGACAAGTTCTTCCTGTTATCCGGAAAGGAACCAAGTCCGAACTAATCCAAGCAAGTGTTGTTAAGGCATCATTTTGGTCACAAGTAAAGATTTTaaaactcaaacaaaacatgagatCCATAAATGATTGTGAATTTTCAGAATTTTTACTTCATGTTGGTGATGGGAATGAAGATGTTATTATGGATGATATGGTAAAACTAcctgaatgcatggtgataccATGGGAGAGTGAGCATtccattaatcaattaattgccAAAATCTTCCCTGACTTAGAGGATCATATAAATGATGCAACCTACATGGTGAAAAGGGCAGTGGTAACTCCTACAAATGAAGACGTTGATATGTTGAATGAAAAGATAATCAATATGTTTCCGGGTTTAGAAGAGACAATGTATTCATTTGATTCAGTTGAGGATGACGCAAAGAATTTGTATTAG